One Geitlerinema sp. PCC 9228 genomic window, TAGAGGTCCCCAAATTCCGTGGTGGGGGCGCTTTGCGAAACGCCCCTGTCAAAATATCCCAATTATTTTTTGTAAACTTTGAAGGAAGCTGTCCACATTACAGAATTGCTTTTAACTGTGCCAGCAACCCTTCCACGTACTCCAGTGCATTGCCAATGGTCGCTGGATCTTCCAAATCCACATCCACATAACGACGCAAAGCATCCACCTGATTCATGCTGCCGCCAGATGCCAATAATTCTAAATAACCGGGAATAAAATCTTTCCCCACCTGACGGTATTTTTGATAGCACGCCAAACTGACAATATTCGATGCCGTGTACTGGTAGCAGTAAAAAGGCTTGAAGAAAATATGCCCGATGCGCGCCCAGTCGTATTGATGTTCCGGTAGCAACGCCACAGCATCACCAGTTAGCTCTTCATACAAGGACATCCACTGTTCGTTTACCCACCGATGGTCAAAGCTGCCGACCTCTGCGGCGCGTTCGTGCAATTTGAGTTCCAAACGGCTGATGGTACTTTGGCGAAATAGCAGGTTGAGCTGGTCTTCTAGCTGCCGGGTGAGCAACGCTTTGCGCAAGGTCGGGTTGTCTTGGCTTTTTTCCAGCAAACGGTCTAGCAGCAGCAGTTCGTTAAACGTAGACGCCACCTCCGCCAAAACCATCGGCGGGTCGCTGTTGAAGTACGACTGGCGGTCTTCGATCCAGTCAAAATGCAAGCCATGACCCAGTTCGTGGGCGAGGGTAAACAAAGAATTGTAATCGTTGGTGTAGGAGAGCAGAATGTAGCTGTGTTTGCCGTGGATGTAGGAACAGAAGGCACCACCGCGCTTGCCAGGGCGGACTTTGGCGTCTACCCAATTTTTGAGGAAAAATTCTTCGGCGCGACGGGCATAGTTGATGTCAAACTGTTCTAGGGCTTCCAGCAGCGTGGCAATGCCTTCTTGGTAGCTGATGGTGGCAGCGCTTTCGGCGTTGTTATCCCAGGGGGCGTAAATATCACAAATGCGAATTTTTTGCCCTAAGGCTTCTCCCTTGAGGTGGTAGTATTGTTGGAATAAGTCAAAGCGTTCCCTGGTGCTGTCCATGATGGCACGGAACACCGATTCGGAAACTTCATCCAGCAGCAGTTGTTTTTGCAGGGTGGATTGGTAGCCCCGCATTTCATTTTCGATG contains:
- a CDS encoding M3 family metallopeptidase; this encodes MVGWPPTGYAYNVVEPTNILQNFYQIAFHLMTATQLRSIEQPQEWNLSDLYRGFDDPQLQADLQSLQTQAQEFRDTYRSRVAQLTPEEIAKALQTLEAIAQKSDAIYSYPYLVFAADTRNSEAKKLLDRVMEAIAGIENQLLFFELELQQLEATHLQQLQNHASLTNYRHYLHRLVEKRPYKLSEAVEQARNQSNLTGREAFIQLRSLHLGEQEYEPVTTNDGNTASTEAELSALLFQANPDIRYQAYRSVRNVLKEHNSLYGYILNTVARDHRIENEMRGYQSTLQKQLLLDEVSESVFRAIMDSTRERFDLFQQYYHLKGEALGQKIRICDIYAPWDNNAESAATISYQEGIATLLEALEQFDINYARRAEEFFLKNWVDAKVRPGKRGGAFCSYIHGKHSYILLSYTNDYNSLFTLAHELGHGLHFDWIEDRQSYFNSDPPMVLAEVASTFNELLLLDRLLEKSQDNPTLRKALLTRQLEDQLNLLFRQSTISRLELKLHERAAEVGSFDHRWVNEQWMSLYEELTGDAVALLPEHQYDWARIGHIFFKPFYCYQYTASNIVSLACYQKYRQVGKDFIPGYLELLASGGSMNQVDALRRYVDVDLEDPATIGNALEYVEGLLAQLKAIL